The following are encoded in a window of Paenibacillaceae bacterium GAS479 genomic DNA:
- a CDS encoding nicotinate-nucleotide pyrophosphorylase [carboxylating]: MQPFANHGLGIGGYDTGLRESIRGWLAEDIGTGDITTRTTIPAGSAMKAVIHAKEEGIIAGLPVAETVFAVVDPSLVFTALVQDGDMVEVGTIIAEVEGSTHSILTGERLALNLMQRLSGIATKTRQFVDALAGLPVRLVDTRKTTPGHRLLEKYAVRVGGGANHRFGLYDAVMIKDNHIKGAGGITAAVSAARSAIPHTMKIEVETESLEQVGEALDSGADIIMLDNMKPELMREAVAIIRSRAPHVVTEASGGVTLETVRSMAESGVDIISVGGLTYSFRSLDISLDLGGKKGRA, from the coding sequence ATGCAACCGTTCGCTAATCACGGGCTGGGCATTGGCGGGTACGATACAGGATTAAGGGAAAGCATCCGGGGCTGGCTGGCTGAAGATATCGGCACTGGCGATATAACCACTCGCACAACGATTCCGGCAGGAAGCGCCATGAAAGCGGTCATTCACGCCAAGGAGGAAGGCATCATCGCCGGCCTGCCGGTAGCGGAAACGGTATTTGCTGTTGTGGATCCAAGCTTGGTGTTCACAGCGCTTGTACAGGACGGCGACATGGTGGAGGTTGGTACCATTATTGCCGAGGTTGAAGGCAGCACGCATAGCATTCTGACTGGCGAGCGGCTGGCTCTCAACCTGATGCAGCGGCTATCGGGTATTGCTACCAAGACAAGGCAGTTTGTGGACGCGCTGGCAGGTTTGCCGGTTCGACTGGTCGACACCCGCAAAACGACGCCGGGACATCGGCTGCTGGAGAAGTACGCTGTGCGCGTCGGAGGTGGAGCTAACCACCGTTTCGGCCTTTATGACGCAGTCATGATCAAGGACAATCACATCAAGGGAGCGGGAGGCATTACGGCTGCAGTAAGTGCAGCACGCTCGGCCATTCCGCATACGATGAAGATTGAGGTTGAGACGGAGTCTCTGGAGCAGGTGGGAGAGGCGCTGGATAGCGGTGCAGATATTATCATGCTAGATAATATGAAGCCGGAGCTTATGCGAGAGGCAGTTGCGATCATCCGCAGCCGCGCGCCGCATGTTGTGACTGAAGCTTCCGGAGGCGTCACGCTGGAAACCGTGCGAAGCATGGCGGAATCCGGCGTGGATATCATCTCGGTCGGTGGTCTTACCTACTCTTTCCGCTCACTGGACATCAGTCTTGATCTAGGCGGTAAAAAAGGGAGGGCTTAA
- a CDS encoding quinolinate synthetase produces MEALALERKAEQNRELRERLMQLKKERNAIILAHYYQRDEIQEVADFRGDSFLLAQKAAETDADTIVFCGVHFMGESAKILAPNKTVIIPDERAGCPMADMVNVDGLRKLKAQHPNATVVTYINSSAEIKAETDICCTSANAVKVVNSVEGDEVIWVPDKNLGHYVQQMTDKKMIIWEGYCNTHDMLTVKDVEEMKAKYPNAEFVVHPECRPEVVALGDFVGSTTAILKYCKESSNKEFIVGTEDGTGYQLRLDSPDKTFHFATKYLVCPNMKVNNLKKLVRCLENMSPQIYVPPQVADQARLSLERMLLVK; encoded by the coding sequence GTGGAAGCTCTGGCTCTGGAGCGCAAGGCGGAACAAAACCGGGAACTGCGTGAGCGGCTAATGCAGCTCAAAAAAGAACGCAATGCCATTATTCTTGCCCACTACTATCAAAGAGACGAGATCCAGGAAGTGGCTGATTTCCGGGGAGATTCATTTCTGCTTGCCCAGAAAGCCGCTGAGACCGACGCGGACACGATCGTGTTCTGCGGAGTCCACTTCATGGGAGAGAGTGCCAAAATTCTCGCCCCCAACAAAACCGTCATTATTCCTGACGAACGTGCAGGCTGCCCGATGGCCGACATGGTCAATGTCGACGGTCTTCGCAAGCTGAAGGCGCAGCATCCTAACGCAACTGTAGTTACCTATATTAACTCTTCTGCAGAAATTAAGGCAGAAACCGACATTTGCTGTACCTCGGCCAATGCGGTGAAAGTAGTTAATTCGGTCGAAGGCGATGAAGTCATCTGGGTACCGGACAAAAACCTGGGCCACTATGTCCAGCAAATGACCGACAAAAAGATGATTATTTGGGAAGGTTATTGCAATACGCATGACATGCTCACCGTTAAAGACGTGGAGGAGATGAAAGCCAAATATCCGAACGCGGAATTTGTCGTCCATCCCGAATGTCGTCCAGAAGTCGTGGCACTTGGCGATTTTGTCGGCAGCACGACTGCGATCCTGAAGTACTGCAAGGAATCTTCGAATAAAGAGTTCATCGTTGGTACCGAGGATGGAACGGGTTATCAACTCCGTTTGGACAGCCCGGACAAAACATTTCATTTTGCAACCAAGTACTTGGTTTGCCCTAATATGAAAGTAAACAACCTCAAGAAACTGGTGCGCTGCCTGGAGAATATGTCTCCACAGATCTACGTACCGCCGCAGGTAGCTGACCAAGCCCGCCTGTCCCTGGAGCGCATGCTGCTGGTGAAGTAG
- a CDS encoding molecular chaperone Hsp33, which translates to MSETQNDYLVRGTAWGGKIRVFAARTTELVRELQRRHGTYPTASAALGRTATIGAMMGIMLKGEEKLTLQVKGDGPVGAVVVDANAKGEVRGYVDNPEAHLPPNAQGKLDVAGIVGTTGYVHVTKDLGMKEPYRGSVPIISGELGEDFTYYFASSEQTPSAVGVGVLVDVDGSILQAGGFIIQLLPGLSDDDITRLERALGGLPHVTALLDQGETPEEILRWIVGDELTVHETMPVGFACSCSEERVEQTLISMGEAELRNLIDEDGRAEVLCHFCNEAYVFDRPRLEKLLQEAKSDRTE; encoded by the coding sequence ATGAGCGAGACGCAAAACGATTATTTGGTGCGTGGAACCGCGTGGGGCGGCAAGATTCGTGTGTTTGCAGCCCGCACTACGGAGCTCGTACGTGAGCTGCAGCGTCGTCATGGCACTTATCCGACTGCATCGGCAGCGCTCGGACGCACGGCGACAATCGGGGCGATGATGGGCATTATGCTGAAGGGCGAAGAGAAGCTGACGCTGCAAGTTAAGGGCGATGGCCCAGTCGGCGCCGTCGTTGTCGACGCAAATGCTAAGGGTGAAGTACGCGGTTATGTCGACAATCCGGAAGCGCATCTGCCGCCCAATGCCCAAGGCAAGCTAGATGTGGCAGGCATCGTGGGCACGACCGGTTATGTCCATGTAACTAAGGATTTGGGAATGAAAGAGCCTTATCGCGGCAGCGTACCGATTATTTCGGGTGAGCTTGGCGAGGACTTCACGTACTACTTCGCGTCCTCGGAACAGACGCCATCGGCAGTCGGCGTAGGTGTGCTCGTCGATGTAGACGGCAGCATTCTGCAAGCAGGTGGTTTCATTATCCAGCTGCTGCCTGGACTTAGCGACGATGATATTACTCGGCTGGAGCGCGCGCTTGGCGGCCTGCCTCATGTGACGGCGCTGCTTGACCAAGGCGAGACGCCAGAAGAGATTCTGCGCTGGATCGTCGGTGACGAATTGACCGTGCATGAGACGATGCCGGTCGGATTCGCTTGCTCATGCAGCGAAGAACGAGTGGAGCAGACGCTCATCAGCATGGGCGAAGCGGAGCTGCGCAACCTGATTGATGAGGATGGCCGCGCGGAAGTATTATGTCATTTTTGTAATGAGGCGTACGTGTTCGATAGACCAAGGCTGGAGAAGCTTCTGCAAGAAGCAAAGTCGGACCGGACCGAGTAG
- a CDS encoding cysteine synthase → MARIVQNVTELIGDTPLVRLNRLVPEGSAEVYVKLEYQNPGSSVKDRIAISMINVAEEQGLIKPGVSTIVEPTSGNTGIGLAMVAAAKGYRSVLVMPETMSLERRNLLRAYGAELVLTPGAEGMNGAVKKAEELAAENADYFLPQQFKNQANVKVHRETTGPEIVEAINSLDGKLDAFVAGIGTGGTISGTGEVLRANFPDIKIVAVEPAASPLLSGGKPGGHKIQGIGANFIPEILNRDIYDEVITIENEEAFDFARRAAKEEGLLVGISSGAAISAALQIAKKLGPGKRVIAVVPSNGERYLSTALFNFEN, encoded by the coding sequence ATGGCCAGAATTGTGCAGAATGTGACGGAACTGATCGGAGATACGCCGCTTGTCCGCTTGAACCGCTTGGTACCGGAGGGTAGTGCCGAGGTTTATGTTAAGCTGGAGTACCAAAACCCAGGCTCAAGCGTAAAGGATCGCATTGCGATCAGCATGATCAATGTGGCGGAAGAACAAGGTTTGATCAAACCGGGCGTTTCCACGATCGTTGAGCCTACAAGTGGCAACACAGGCATCGGTCTGGCCATGGTCGCTGCAGCCAAGGGATACCGTTCCGTGCTCGTTATGCCGGAGACGATGAGCTTGGAGCGTCGCAACTTGCTGCGCGCCTATGGCGCAGAGCTGGTGCTCACGCCTGGAGCAGAGGGCATGAACGGCGCCGTCAAGAAAGCGGAGGAGCTTGCTGCTGAGAACGCAGACTACTTCCTGCCGCAGCAGTTCAAGAACCAAGCTAACGTGAAGGTTCACCGCGAAACGACAGGTCCCGAGATTGTTGAAGCGATCAACTCCCTGGACGGCAAGCTGGATGCATTCGTAGCCGGTATCGGTACGGGCGGCACAATTAGCGGCACAGGCGAAGTGCTTCGCGCTAACTTCCCGGACATTAAGATTGTCGCTGTTGAACCTGCTGCTTCCCCGCTATTGTCTGGCGGCAAGCCAGGCGGCCACAAAATTCAAGGTATCGGTGCAAACTTCATTCCAGAAATCCTGAATCGCGATATCTACGATGAAGTTATCACGATTGAGAATGAAGAAGCTTTCGACTTTGCCCGTCGCGCTGCGAAAGAAGAAGGCCTGCTGGTCGGTATTAGCTCCGGCGCTGCGATTTCCGCTGCTCTGCAGATTGCTAAGAAGCTGGGACCTGGCAAGCGCGTCATCGCAGTTGTGCCAAGTAACGGCGAGCGCTACCTGAGCACGGCTCTGTTCAACTTCGAAAACTAA
- a CDS encoding foldase protein PrsA, producing MIVLAVLIIMNQLPDEPAILPANAQSEKAETDDGLAAAVGNERISEDELAERLRKLYGESVLQTMMIRSALDQESAKGDLQATEAEVESELLTQMAGYGDEESFYREMKAQFGLSRDEVYEEAMYRLLMEKWMTKGIAVSEGQIDTYLEEHAAELRPAPQMHLRWIVSSSQEESQQLLDQLEAGKDFAELARDNSTHTETAELGGDLGVVEEGDPFLDPGAAEAAATLSPGEVSEPVEVEGGFALVQVLTREQPRWLDEELLRAEVKRIIALDEAGSLKEGEQRLLQQYGASVKTSKTAGMPSPSGSG from the coding sequence ATGATTGTACTGGCCGTACTGATTATTATGAATCAACTGCCGGACGAGCCGGCAATCCTGCCTGCTAACGCGCAAAGTGAAAAGGCGGAGACGGATGACGGACTCGCGGCTGCTGTCGGCAATGAACGCATCAGTGAAGATGAGCTCGCTGAGCGTCTGCGGAAGTTATACGGTGAAAGTGTACTGCAAACGATGATGATTCGCTCGGCGCTGGATCAAGAGAGCGCCAAGGGAGACCTTCAGGCGACCGAGGCTGAGGTGGAATCCGAGCTGTTAACCCAGATGGCGGGTTATGGGGATGAGGAGAGCTTTTATCGGGAGATGAAGGCTCAATTCGGACTTAGCCGGGACGAGGTTTATGAAGAAGCGATGTACCGCCTCCTAATGGAAAAATGGATGACGAAGGGCATAGCCGTATCCGAAGGGCAGATCGACACTTACCTGGAGGAGCATGCCGCTGAGCTGCGTCCTGCTCCACAGATGCATCTGCGCTGGATCGTTAGTTCCAGCCAAGAGGAGTCGCAGCAATTGCTGGATCAGCTGGAAGCCGGCAAGGACTTCGCTGAGCTGGCTCGTGACAATTCGACGCATACGGAGACAGCGGAACTTGGCGGTGATCTGGGAGTTGTGGAAGAGGGAGATCCATTCCTCGATCCCGGTGCGGCTGAAGCTGCAGCTACTCTGAGTCCCGGGGAGGTTTCGGAACCGGTTGAAGTGGAGGGAGGCTTCGCACTTGTGCAGGTGCTGACGCGGGAGCAGCCTCGTTGGCTCGATGAAGAGTTGCTGCGCGCCGAAGTGAAGCGCATCATCGCATTGGATGAAGCGGGTTCGCTCAAAGAAGGCGAACAGCGACTGTTGCAGCAGTACGGAGCTTCCGTTAAGACTTCCAAAACGGCTGGAATGCCGTCCCCCTCAGGGAGTGGTTAG
- a CDS encoding simple sugar transport system permease protein: MQVLSKIFTKQSTYVPLVAIVLGLIVGAIVMWLGGYDPIVAYGAMLDKIFGSTYDFGEAIRQVTPLIFTGLAVAFAFRAGLFNIGVEGQFITGMTAATWIGINLNLPWFIHMPLAVIVGGIAGALWAGIAGWLKASRGVNEVISTIMLNWIAYYFANFMVRVVMVEPGQNRTKDIEGTASASIDWLVTLMDNARVHWGTVVAILCSFVFYYVLWKTRQGYELRASGFNPDAAHYAGMNVKGSIVKAMMFSGGLAGLGGAFESLGVFKSMAVMNALPGYGFDGIAVSLLGGNNPFGIIFGGILFGFLSYGSTGMSFEADVPNEIIRIVIGAVIFFVAIHGIVKWFLKPFFRKRREDKKEAA; this comes from the coding sequence ATGCAAGTCTTGAGTAAGATTTTCACAAAACAAAGCACTTATGTGCCTTTGGTTGCGATTGTACTTGGCCTTATTGTTGGCGCTATCGTCATGTGGTTGGGCGGGTACGATCCAATCGTCGCTTATGGAGCGATGCTGGATAAGATTTTCGGCTCTACCTATGACTTCGGCGAAGCAATTCGCCAGGTAACGCCATTGATATTCACGGGTCTTGCGGTCGCTTTTGCGTTCCGCGCCGGCCTTTTCAACATCGGTGTTGAGGGTCAATTCATTACCGGCATGACTGCTGCGACATGGATCGGCATCAATCTCAATCTGCCTTGGTTCATTCATATGCCGCTTGCAGTAATTGTCGGCGGTATAGCGGGCGCTCTTTGGGCCGGCATCGCTGGCTGGCTCAAAGCTTCCCGTGGCGTAAATGAGGTTATTTCCACGATCATGCTTAACTGGATTGCCTATTATTTCGCGAACTTCATGGTCCGTGTTGTTATGGTTGAACCAGGTCAGAACCGCACCAAAGATATCGAGGGAACGGCATCGGCTTCAATCGATTGGCTCGTTACTCTGATGGACAACGCGCGTGTTCACTGGGGCACAGTTGTTGCGATCCTTTGTTCTTTCGTTTTCTACTATGTTCTATGGAAAACGCGTCAAGGCTACGAGCTTCGTGCCAGTGGCTTCAATCCTGACGCTGCTCATTATGCAGGTATGAACGTTAAGGGAAGCATCGTTAAAGCGATGATGTTCTCCGGTGGTCTGGCCGGTCTCGGCGGCGCCTTCGAATCGCTTGGCGTTTTCAAGTCGATGGCGGTTATGAATGCTCTGCCGGGTTACGGCTTTGACGGCATCGCCGTCTCACTGCTCGGCGGCAACAATCCGTTCGGCATTATTTTCGGCGGTATTCTGTTTGGATTCCTCAGTTATGGTTCGACCGGTATGAGCTTTGAAGCGGATGTACCAAACGAGATTATCCGTATCGTTATCGGCGCGGTTATCTTCTTCGTTGCCATCCACGGAATCGTAAAATGGTTCCTTAAGCCATTCTTCCGTAAGCGCCGGGAAGATAAGAAGGAGGCGGCTTAG
- a CDS encoding L-aspartate oxidase: protein MIPRYLVDMNLDDVPVVEKDVIVIGAGIAGLFTAIRASERGSVLMVTKKSLMDSNTRYAQGGIAAVISDEDKPEFHLQDTLIAGAGLSDEDAVGVLVHEGPKGVRSLIGMGTQFDLENGEFALTKEGAHSQRRILHANGDATGYEIVRALSEKAMATEGIEVWDDHFAIDLITRDGECCGALVQKPDGSRVFVRGKATILCTGGTGQMFRYTTNPEVATGDGVAMAYRAGAYIRDMEFIQFHPTTLCYPGAPRFLISEAVRGEGAVLRNIHGERFMERYHPQLELAPRDVVANAIVSELEMTGSTFVYLDVTHESEEMVRHRFPTIYETCLQYGLDLTTDWVPVAPAAHYTMGGVRTDLNGETNISRLFACGEVSSTGVHGANRLASNSLSEAIVFGRRIIHRISELPPLEGEVHVHEELGSHSAISRQAVVEKRLKLQRVMVRYIGLRRSADSLTKGIAELKRQLPFFSSLMTKREDFEFANLLTNALLTAESAAAREESRGAHYRVDFPQRDDANWRKHTVLHRLQGQTEEAIHDATVR from the coding sequence ATGATACCTAGATACTTGGTAGATATGAATCTCGACGATGTTCCTGTTGTGGAGAAAGATGTAATCGTCATCGGGGCCGGCATTGCCGGTCTTTTTACCGCTATAAGGGCAAGCGAGCGTGGCTCAGTGCTGATGGTCACCAAAAAATCCCTCATGGACAGTAACACTCGTTATGCCCAGGGAGGCATCGCGGCGGTCATCTCCGATGAGGACAAGCCGGAGTTCCACCTGCAGGACACGCTTATTGCAGGAGCTGGCCTAAGTGATGAAGACGCCGTTGGCGTGCTCGTGCATGAAGGACCCAAAGGCGTTCGTAGCCTGATCGGGATGGGGACGCAATTCGATTTGGAAAATGGCGAGTTCGCCCTGACCAAAGAGGGCGCACACAGCCAGCGACGGATTTTGCATGCCAATGGCGATGCCACTGGCTACGAGATCGTGCGCGCGCTATCGGAAAAAGCGATGGCAACTGAGGGAATCGAGGTTTGGGACGATCATTTTGCAATCGATCTCATTACCCGAGATGGCGAATGCTGCGGCGCACTTGTCCAGAAACCGGATGGCTCCCGCGTGTTCGTGCGCGGCAAGGCGACCATTCTGTGCACAGGCGGTACAGGCCAGATGTTCCGCTATACGACCAATCCCGAAGTGGCGACTGGAGACGGTGTAGCGATGGCTTACCGGGCGGGCGCGTACATAAGGGATATGGAGTTCATCCAGTTCCATCCGACAACGCTTTGTTACCCTGGCGCGCCACGTTTCCTCATCTCAGAAGCGGTACGCGGTGAAGGGGCTGTGTTGCGCAATATTCATGGTGAGCGCTTTATGGAGCGTTACCATCCACAGCTTGAACTGGCGCCGCGTGATGTCGTCGCGAATGCTATCGTTAGTGAACTTGAGATGACGGGCTCCACGTTTGTCTACTTGGATGTGACTCATGAATCGGAGGAGATGGTCCGCCATCGTTTCCCGACGATTTACGAAACCTGCCTGCAATATGGGCTCGATCTGACAACGGATTGGGTGCCAGTCGCTCCGGCTGCGCATTATACGATGGGTGGTGTGCGCACCGACTTGAACGGTGAGACGAATATTAGCCGGCTGTTCGCCTGTGGAGAGGTGTCTTCTACTGGTGTGCATGGTGCGAATCGCTTAGCTAGTAACTCGTTGTCTGAGGCGATCGTGTTTGGACGTCGGATTATTCATCGAATCAGCGAACTGCCCCCGCTGGAGGGTGAGGTGCATGTTCATGAGGAGCTGGGCAGTCACAGCGCTATTTCCCGGCAGGCCGTCGTGGAGAAAAGGCTTAAGCTGCAAAGGGTGATGGTTCGTTATATCGGCCTGCGCCGCAGCGCTGACAGCCTGACCAAAGGGATTGCGGAGCTGAAGCGGCAACTGCCGTTCTTCTCAAGCTTAATGACCAAGAGAGAAGACTTTGAATTCGCCAATCTGCTTACGAACGCTCTGCTGACGGCGGAATCCGCCGCAGCTCGCGAGGAAAGCCGCGGTGCTCATTATCGCGTCGACTTCCCGCAGCGCGATGATGCCAATTGGCGCAAGCATACGGTACTGCACAGATTGCAGGGCCAGACAGAGGAGGCGATCCATGATGCAACCGTTCGCTAA
- a CDS encoding nucleoside ABC transporter ATP-binding protein, whose protein sequence is MEHQPIVAELKGITKRFPGIVANDNISFQLCKGEIHALLGENGAGKSTLMNILFGLYQPDEGHIEINGEPVVIDGAGKAIELRIGMVHQHFKLVKPFTVAENIILGNEPTKGIEVDIKSANVRVRELSDQYGLKVDPRVRIEDITVGMQQRVEILKTLYRGADILIFDEPSAVLTVQEIDELMEILRALAREGKSIIIITHKLKEIMALADTCTVIRRGKVVGSVNVKQSSERQLAELMVGRSVNFQVNKEKSKPGKAILELSGLTVQGEHGKAVVEDVTFQIRAGEIFGIAGVDGNGQTQLVEAITGMRKASSGSIKVNGKELFGASVRNVTEAGVSHIPEDRHKHGLVLDFSVSENMVLNNYYKEPYSRNGILNYKAIDDNASKLAQQFDVRMSNIHTEARSLSGGNQQKAIIARELTRDPELIIAVQPTRGLDVGAIEFVHKQLVEARNAGKAVLLVSFELEELYGLSDRLAVIYEGRIMGQMEADEKNEEQIGLMMAGNVMGDAQRHTV, encoded by the coding sequence ATGGAGCATCAGCCAATCGTCGCTGAATTGAAAGGGATTACAAAACGTTTCCCTGGCATCGTGGCAAATGATAACATCAGCTTTCAGCTGTGCAAAGGAGAAATCCACGCTCTTTTAGGCGAAAATGGCGCAGGCAAATCGACGCTGATGAATATCCTATTCGGTTTGTATCAACCCGATGAAGGTCATATTGAAATTAATGGTGAACCAGTCGTCATCGATGGTGCAGGCAAAGCTATCGAGCTTCGTATAGGTATGGTGCATCAGCATTTCAAGCTGGTCAAGCCGTTCACGGTGGCCGAAAATATCATTCTTGGAAACGAGCCAACCAAAGGTATTGAGGTAGACATTAAGAGCGCTAATGTACGAGTGCGCGAACTGTCCGACCAATATGGATTGAAGGTTGACCCGCGCGTCCGGATTGAAGATATTACAGTTGGCATGCAGCAACGCGTCGAGATTTTGAAGACGCTTTACCGCGGCGCAGATATTTTGATCTTTGACGAACCGTCTGCTGTTCTTACCGTTCAAGAGATTGATGAGTTGATGGAAATTTTGCGAGCTCTCGCACGCGAAGGCAAATCAATTATTATTATTACGCATAAGCTCAAAGAAATTATGGCTCTTGCTGATACTTGCACTGTTATTCGTCGCGGCAAGGTTGTTGGCTCGGTTAACGTCAAACAATCTAGTGAACGCCAACTGGCAGAGCTGATGGTTGGACGTTCGGTCAACTTCCAGGTTAATAAGGAAAAGTCCAAGCCTGGTAAAGCAATATTGGAATTATCCGGTTTGACTGTACAGGGTGAACATGGCAAGGCTGTAGTTGAAGATGTTACGTTCCAAATTCGTGCTGGAGAGATATTCGGTATTGCCGGTGTGGATGGTAATGGACAAACGCAATTAGTGGAAGCGATTACCGGAATGCGTAAAGCAAGTTCCGGCTCGATCAAAGTTAATGGCAAAGAGCTGTTTGGAGCTTCTGTGCGCAACGTAACTGAGGCTGGTGTATCGCATATTCCTGAAGACCGTCACAAACATGGCCTTGTACTTGATTTTTCAGTCAGTGAGAACATGGTACTGAACAATTACTATAAAGAGCCTTATAGCCGCAATGGAATTCTGAACTATAAAGCGATTGATGATAATGCATCCAAGCTGGCTCAGCAATTTGATGTGCGGATGTCTAACATTCACACAGAGGCTCGTTCACTCTCGGGTGGTAATCAGCAAAAGGCAATCATCGCTCGTGAGCTGACGCGTGATCCAGAGCTGATTATCGCCGTACAACCGACTCGTGGTCTGGATGTAGGGGCAATCGAGTTCGTTCACAAGCAACTGGTCGAGGCTCGTAATGCAGGGAAAGCCGTTCTACTCGTATCGTTTGAGCTGGAAGAGCTTTACGGCCTATCCGATAGACTTGCCGTTATTTATGAAGGACGTATCATGGGCCAGATGGAAGCCGATGAGAAGAACGAAGAGCAAATTGGTCTCATGATGGCAGGCAACGTCATGGGAGACGCCCAGCGCCATACCGTCTGA
- a CDS encoding nucleoside ABC transporter membrane protein gives METLGLLLNTTLVFSTALILVALGGIFSERSGVVNIGLEGLMIIGAFSAAVFTYFSSEWGFGGSSAAWFGVLMSIVLGAAFSLLHAVATITFKANQVIIGVVINILAFGLTVYLVKSLFDGSGQTENLSGIAFTKYNVPFLSEIPLLGDALFKTYPTTYLCYLLVFVSWYALYRTRFGLRLRSVGEHPGAADTVGISVIKYRYIGVILSGAFAGLGGATIALTTTYDFSHTTISGQGFIAIAAIIFGRWHPIGAAGAALFFGFAQALRFQADLFEWSQSIPNEFLYMLPYLLTLLLLAFAAGKSRAPSALGDPYDPGKR, from the coding sequence ATGGAAACGCTTGGATTATTGCTGAATACAACGCTGGTTTTCTCAACCGCGCTCATTCTCGTCGCATTAGGCGGCATCTTCTCGGAGCGTTCCGGTGTTGTCAACATCGGACTGGAAGGTCTGATGATTATCGGGGCTTTCAGCGCCGCCGTCTTCACTTATTTCTCTTCGGAATGGGGATTTGGGGGCAGCTCGGCCGCTTGGTTTGGCGTATTGATGTCGATCGTGCTTGGCGCAGCTTTCTCACTATTGCATGCCGTAGCTACGATTACCTTCAAGGCCAATCAGGTTATTATCGGGGTTGTCATCAACATTTTGGCTTTCGGTCTGACGGTCTACCTCGTTAAAAGTCTGTTCGATGGCTCCGGCCAGACAGAGAATCTGTCCGGCATAGCCTTTACGAAGTACAATGTACCGTTTCTTTCCGAAATACCGCTGCTCGGCGATGCGCTGTTCAAAACGTATCCGACGACTTACCTCTGCTATTTGCTCGTATTTGTCAGCTGGTATGCGCTGTACCGGACACGTTTCGGCCTGCGTCTGCGCTCGGTTGGCGAGCATCCTGGCGCGGCAGATACGGTTGGTATCAGTGTTATCAAGTACCGCTACATCGGCGTTATTCTTAGCGGCGCGTTCGCTGGGCTCGGTGGTGCGACGATTGCACTGACGACAACCTATGACTTCTCGCACACGACAATTAGTGGACAAGGTTTCATTGCGATTGCTGCGATCATCTTCGGGCGCTGGCACCCAATCGGTGCCGCTGGCGCTGCGTTGTTCTTCGGCTTCGCACAGGCGCTTCGCTTCCAGGCGGATCTGTTCGAATGGTCCCAGTCGATTCCGAATGAATTCCTTTATATGCTGCCTTATTTGCTCACGCTTCTGTTGCTGGCCTTTGCTGCCGGCAAGAGCCGTGCACCGTCTGCTCTCGGTGATCCGTACGATCCTGGGAAGCGTTAA
- a CDS encoding pantothenate kinase, producing the protein MIVVIDVGNTNIVLGIYRGKDLLHHWRMSTNRSATSDEYGMMVYNFFHYAGISLDEIRGVVISSVVPPLMRTLEQLSATYLQHAPLIIGPGIKTGLNIRYENPREVGADRIVNSVAGIEKYGTPLIVVDFGTATTFDYIDETGAYLGGAIVPGIGISTEALYQKAAKLPRIELVRPRSVIGRNPVTSMQAGIIFGYAGQVDGIVRRIRKEFGVEPRVIATGGLADLIAAESETIEEVDHLLTLEGLRLIYERNQEH; encoded by the coding sequence GTGATTGTCGTTATCGACGTAGGCAACACGAATATCGTGCTCGGTATTTACCGGGGTAAAGATCTGCTCCATCATTGGCGCATGAGCACGAACCGCTCCGCGACGAGCGATGAATATGGCATGATGGTGTATAACTTTTTCCATTATGCAGGCATTTCTCTGGATGAGATTCGCGGAGTTGTCATCTCTTCCGTAGTACCGCCGCTTATGCGCACGCTTGAGCAACTGTCAGCTACTTATCTACAGCATGCGCCGCTAATCATCGGTCCTGGCATCAAAACGGGTCTGAATATCCGCTACGAAAATCCGCGCGAGGTTGGGGCGGACCGGATCGTCAATTCGGTAGCCGGTATTGAGAAATACGGCACGCCGCTTATCGTCGTCGACTTCGGCACAGCGACGACATTTGATTATATCGACGAGACCGGAGCCTATCTCGGCGGAGCAATCGTGCCGGGCATCGGCATCTCGACCGAAGCGCTCTATCAGAAGGCGGCGAAGCTGCCGCGCATCGAACTGGTCAGGCCGCGCAGCGTTATCGGCCGCAATCCGGTGACGTCGATGCAGGCTGGCATTATTTTTGGCTATGCAGGACAGGTGGACGGAATCGTAAGGCGCATTCGCAAGGAATTCGGTGTTGAACCACGTGTTATCGCGACAGGCGGACTGGCGGATCTGATCGCGGCAGAGTCGGAGACGATTGAGGAAGTGGATCATCTGCTAACGCTGGAAGGGCTTCGCCTGATCTACGAACGCAACCAGGAACATTAA